One Alkalicoccus halolimnae DNA segment encodes these proteins:
- a CDS encoding prepilin peptidase: MEVFWYIYIFVTGLVLGSFYNVAGLRLPKGESLVHPRSHCPACGYTLGAWELIPVVSFVLQRGRCRKCGTSISPVYPFFELLSGLLFVLSYHTIGFSWELLAALLFVSMLLIITVSDLSEKIIPDKVLLFFVVPLALLRLTAAPLDPWWDAFLGGAAGFVLLLLVAVVSKGGVGGGDIKLYGVVGLLLGLSGMFLSLFLAAAAGLVIGLIGMKTKGWGRKTEVPFGPFIALGAVTVYFAGETLIELYASWIQALVMFVFL, from the coding sequence ATGGAAGTATTCTGGTACATATATATTTTTGTTACAGGGCTTGTCCTTGGATCGTTTTACAACGTAGCAGGTCTTCGGCTGCCGAAAGGGGAATCGCTCGTTCACCCGCGTTCCCACTGTCCTGCATGCGGCTATACGCTCGGTGCATGGGAGCTGATTCCTGTTGTTTCCTTTGTTCTGCAGAGAGGACGATGCCGGAAATGCGGAACCAGTATTTCGCCTGTTTATCCGTTTTTTGAACTGCTGTCAGGACTGCTGTTTGTCCTGAGTTATCATACGATTGGTTTTTCTTGGGAACTTCTGGCTGCGCTGTTGTTTGTATCGATGCTGCTGATTATTACCGTCAGTGATCTTTCCGAAAAAATTATTCCTGATAAAGTTCTCTTGTTTTTTGTCGTTCCGCTCGCTCTGCTCCGTCTGACTGCAGCTCCGCTTGATCCGTGGTGGGATGCGTTTCTCGGAGGGGCGGCAGGCTTTGTCCTGCTTCTGCTCGTGGCTGTCGTTTCCAAAGGCGGCGTAGGAGGCGGCGATATTAAGCTTTACGGCGTTGTGGGCCTTCTTCTCGGACTGAGCGGAATGTTTCTGTCATTATTTCTCGCGGCCGCAGCCGGTCTTGTGATCGGATTGATCGGCATGAAAACAAAGGGATGGGGCCGGAAAACAGAAGTGCCTTTCGGACCGTTTATTGCGCTCGGTGCCGTAACTGTTTATTTCGCTGGAGAAACATTGATCGAGCTCTACGCTTCCTGGATTCAGGCTTTAGTAATGTTCGTATTTTTATAA
- a CDS encoding prepilin-type N-terminal cleavage/methylation domain-containing protein: protein MRKIVKNIRQYVKNQKGLTLVELLAVIVILGIIAAIAIPSVSGIIDNSRQDAHIANAEAMVSSARLATISENADAGTRFDALSDATEGEINLVSADYLEAELEDPDGDAYENAYVVSGEDGEYRVTLNNGDNIFSSVTISNIREDGREAIGTSSTEE from the coding sequence ATGAGGAAAATTGTAAAGAACATTCGACAGTATGTAAAAAACCAGAAAGGTCTCACGCTCGTGGAGCTGCTGGCGGTTATCGTTATTCTTGGTATCATCGCAGCCATTGCTATACCGAGCGTTTCCGGTATCATCGATAACTCCCGTCAGGACGCCCACATTGCCAACGCAGAAGCAATGGTAAGCTCAGCAAGACTCGCGACTATTTCTGAAAATGCAGATGCAGGTACAAGGTTTGATGCTTTAAGTGATGCTACGGAAGGTGAGATTAACCTTGTAAGTGCTGATTATCTGGAAGCAGAGCTTGAAGATCCGGACGGTGACGCTTATGAAAATGCATATGTCGTATCAGGTGAGGATGGAGAATACAGAGTAACACTTAATAACGGAGACAATATTTTCTCCTCAGTGACAATCTCCAACATCCGTGAAGACGGCCGTGAAGCGATCGGTACGTCAAGTACTGAAGAATAA